In Naumovozyma castellii chromosome 1, complete genome, one DNA window encodes the following:
- the NCAS0A12540 gene encoding uncharacterized protein (ancestral locus Anc_2.540): MVDDTYYITPHEAALAVVATAMKKARLQIDTLIVNSLVGGIFFSSGAALYIAIHSDNPKWLDENPGILNMMGSMCFGLGLFYVVIMGVDLFNSNILFFSVGVLRGAVTIYDLLVSWIVSWLCNIGGTLFVSYLFIHVNKVGSSEDWVKGSILIAEGKASFSFMESFLKGIAGNFFVALAIYLQLLAKPTHVKLLLVGLPIFTFVTIGWSHAVADMTLMYVGMLNGANVSVGEYIWKLLIPVSLGNIIGGSAFGLIVPFYLHLVVVERDRKKLKLPEYEARDEQPELNMDSRVVRVKPFESPVAHLGSIDSASSSDDESSSDGDINEKYGTNESSLTVQNVKPATLSSTSALSPYSSMVSSSAGSINSQYEVAPSPYRPTPISVQKSPIDLSRCTTSRTATADTLRKSKTKGSRSRRHSFASLRSPPGVFPVRGMGEPLAREKTIENSNYIPTTKEMEKEKVEEEKEEEIRLKRTSTNMGIKRTITRVLTRKDDEDGDTEERRAEHKPEYNAEEDKPGAKLGRAITRLVERTPSAQKVVNNDDMTLPMTTQDTFPHNSPEKCRSYNDRDSLRKKASINSLLRKVSRQFEPSNAEEIRRELSNSGVTPRAAMAAQNVAGMENFNRFDTRSDEESSIDSLSNNPNYNGDYGDD; this comes from the coding sequence ATGGTTGATGATACATACTACATCACACCGCATGAAGCTGCCCTTGCAGTGGTAGCCACGGCGATGAAAAAGGCAAGATTGCAAATAGATACACTGATAGTTAATTCACTTGTTGGTGGTATCTTTTTCAGTTCCGGAGCTGCGTTATACATTGCCATCCATTCCGATAATCCGAAATGGTTAGATGAAAATCCGGGGATATTGAACATGATGGGGAGCATGTGTTTTGGGTTAGGGTTGTTCTATGTCGTTATTATGGGTGTGGACTTGtttaattccaatattttattcttctcCGTCGGTGTATTGAGAGGGGCTGTTACTATTTATGATTTATTGGTTTCCTGGATTGTCTCATGGTTATGTAATATTGGTGGGACTTTATTCGTATCCTATCTGTTTATTCATGTGAATAAAGTGGGTTCATCCGAAGATTGGGTAAAAGGGTCCATTTTGATTGCTGAGGGGAAGGCCTCCTTTTCATTTATGGAATCATTCTTGAAGGGGATAGCTGGGAACTTTTTTGTAGCATTGgctatttatttacaacTATTGGCAAAGCCTACCCAtgttaaattattattagtggGATTACCGATTTTTACGTTTGTTACCATTGGTTGGTCTCATGCCGTGGCCGATATGACGTTAATGTACGTTGGTATGTTAAATGGTGCCAATGTGTCCGTTGGCGaatatatttggaaattgttAATTCCTGTCTCCTTGGGAAATATTATTGGAGGGAGTGCCTTTGGACTTATCGTTCCATTCTATCTACATCTTGTTGTAGTGGAACGTGACAGAAAGAAGTTGAAGTTACCTGAATATGAAGCTAGAGATGAACAACCTGAATTAAACATGGATTCCAGAGTGGTTAGAGTGAAGCCCTTCGAGAGCCCCGTTGCTCACTTGGGTTCCATAGATTCAGCCTCGTCTTCAGACGATGAATCCTCTTCGGATGGtgacattaatgaaaaatacgGCACTAACGAATCATCTTTAACCGTGCAAAATGTTAAGCCTGCAACATTATCTTCTACCTCGGCACTATCACCATATTCTAGTATGGTGTCATCCTCTGCCGGGTCCATAAATTCCCAATATGAAGTGGCACCATCTCCATATAGACCAACTCCGATATCTGTTCAGAAATCACCAATTGATTTATCTAGATGTACCACTTCAAGGACAGCTACTGCTGACACATTGCGTAAGAGCAAAACTAAGGGTAGCAGATCTAGAAGACATTCTTTTGCTTCATTACGCTCTCCTCCTGGTGTTTTCCCTGTGAGAGGTATGGGTGAACCGTTAGCTAGGGAGAAGACTATTGAAAATTCCAATTATATACCTACGACGAAAGAGATGGAAAAGGAGAAAGTCGAAGAGgaaaaagaggaagaaataCGTCTTAAGAGGACATCGACTAATATGGGGATAAAAAGAACTATAACACGAGTGTTGACAAGgaaagatgatgaggacGGTGATACTGAAGAACGTAGGGCTGAACATAAACCTGAATATAATGCAGAAGAGGATAAACCTGGTGCTAAATTGGGGAGAGCTATTACAAGATTAGTGGAGCGAACTCCTAGTGCACAGAAGGTTgtaaataatgatgatatgACGTTGCCGATGACAACGCAAGATACTTTCCCTCATAATTCACCAGAAAAATGTCGGAGTTATAATGACCGAGATTCGTTAAGGAAAAAGGCATCTATCAACAGTTTACTGAGGAAAGTGTCACGACAATTTGAACCTAGTAATGCTGAAGAGATTAGGAGAGAATTATCCAATTCTGGTGTGACACCTAGGGCAGCCATGGCGGCTCAAAATGTTGCTGGAATGGAGAACTTTAATAGATTTGATACTCGTTCTGACGAGGAATCTAGTATCGATTCACTTTCCAATAATCCTAATTATAATGGAGATTATGGAGATGATTAA